In one window of Thermoanaerobaculia bacterium DNA:
- a CDS encoding lysophospholipid acyltransferase family protein — MREKIRFFLGFAAGVAWLLLCSVIGFLRLAVGPRDRSATTFYARLFCGGLARALGWKIEVDRPEILRDSRPCVFVANHQSILDVIVFGAIVPSRTVAIGKKELGRIPLFGWYFRAAGNLTVDRGRPEQTTIALAEAATIIQRERISVWMMPEGHRNAARELLPFKTGAFRLAAAAEVPVVPLVAEPLTAVADTRRHRTRPGTLRIRVLEPARVDDTSPAGVAEAAAGTRRRMQEALDGLRSSAPLPV, encoded by the coding sequence ATGCGCGAGAAGATCCGCTTTTTCCTCGGGTTCGCGGCGGGGGTGGCGTGGCTGCTCCTGTGCTCGGTCATCGGCTTCCTCCGGCTCGCCGTCGGCCCCCGCGACCGGTCGGCGACGACGTTCTACGCCCGGCTCTTCTGCGGCGGTCTCGCGCGCGCGCTCGGCTGGAAGATCGAGGTCGACCGTCCGGAGATCCTGCGCGACTCCCGCCCCTGCGTCTTCGTCGCGAACCATCAGTCGATCCTCGACGTGATCGTCTTCGGCGCGATCGTCCCCTCCCGCACGGTGGCGATCGGCAAGAAGGAGCTCGGCCGCATCCCGCTGTTCGGCTGGTATTTTCGCGCCGCGGGGAACCTCACGGTCGACCGCGGGCGCCCCGAGCAGACGACGATCGCGCTCGCCGAGGCCGCGACGATCATCCAGCGAGAGCGCATTTCCGTGTGGATGATGCCCGAAGGGCACCGAAACGCGGCACGCGAGCTCCTGCCGTTCAAGACCGGCGCGTTCCGCCTCGCGGCGGCGGCGGAGGTTCCCGTCGTGCCCCTCGTGGCCGAGCCGCTCACCGCCGTCGCCGACACGCGGCGACACCGGACGCGGCCCGGCACGCTCCGGATCCGGGTGCTCGAACCTGCCCGCGTCGACGATACCTCCCCCGCCGGCGTCGCGGAGGCGGCCGCCGGGACACGGCGGCGCATGCAGGAAGCGCTCGACGGGTTGCGGAGCTCGGCGCCGCTCCCGGTCTGA